One genomic region from Phragmites australis chromosome 1, lpPhrAust1.1, whole genome shotgun sequence encodes:
- the LOC133910138 gene encoding chaperone protein dnaJ 72, with protein sequence MGDHYQALGLRRDATKAEVKAAFRRRALRDHPDRHAGSTDAAARADASHRFRQAADAYHVLSDDRRRAEYDLRLRPASSYARASPSSSSSCYGYGYGYGQRGGSWRRPPRGGGGASAGSIDWEFLLKAVTRRGFLINLGFASVLLSGAAFLDGSILDIWKMNNSGKSFEDAMESIEKVKKTQKGNR encoded by the exons ATGGGCGACCACTACCAGGCGTTGGGGCTCCGGCGCGACGCCACCAAGGCCGAGGTCAAGGCTGCCTTCCGCCGCCGCGCGCTCCGGGACCACCCCGATCGCCACGCCGGCTCCACCGACGCTGCCGCCCGCGCCGACGCCTCGCACCGCTTCCGCCAGGCGGCCGACGCGTATCACGTCCTCTCCGACGACCGCCGCCGGGCCGAGTACGATCTCCGGCTCCGCCCCGCCTCCTCCTACGCGCGCgcatctccctcctcctcctcgtcttgCTACGGCTACGGCTACGGCTACGGCCAAAGAGGTGGTTCTTGGCGCCGGCCGCCTCGAGGGGGAGGTGGCGCCTCGGCGGGATCAATCGATTGGGAATTCTTGCTGAAGGCGGTCACGCGGCGAGGATTCCTTATCAATCTGGGGTTCGCCAG TGTATTGCTGTCTGGAGCAGCTTTTCTTGATGGAAGTATTCTAGATATTTGGAAGATGAATAATTCTGGG AAATCATTTGAGGACGCAATGGAGTCAATTGAGAAGGTAAAAAAGACGCAGAAGGGTAATAGGTAG
- the LOC133910099 gene encoding sorting nexin 2B-like, translating to MSPLVDHSTRYASVYATHVDLSLAAAACVVFSALAVCVGMDMMIMFTAGRGLHHAQLNRRLADTFWVHFVPPWPGKNTIESQVMQRDEFVAQLHVALERYLWRLAEHPAIGPSDELHVFLQAEGKMPLSGSTDVASRMLDGPARLPRQLPSGEEDVVQPAKGGRDLLRIFKELKQSVVIDWVDVKPPLVEEERGVPGEEGEAAGVGAATHQHITTGCLTLASSCPLHKGTNRNTCQGSARYG from the exons ATGTCTCCATTGGTCGACCACTCGACCAGGTACGCATCTGTATATGCCACACATGTCGATTTGAGCTTGGCTGCTGCTGCATGTGTTGTTTTTTCGGCATTGGCTGTGTGTGTTGGTATGGATATGATGATCATGTTCACCGCCGGTCGTGGCCTGCACCATGCTCAGCTCAACCGCCGCCTTGCCGATACCTTCTGGGTCCACTTCGTGCCACCGTGGCCCGGCAAGAACACCATCGAGAGCCAAGTCATGCAGCGGGACGAGTTCGTGGCTCAGCTTCACGTCGCACTCGAGCGGTACCTGTGGCGGCTCGCCGAGCACCCCGCGATCGGGCCCAGTGATGAGCTGCATGTATTCTTGCAGGCCGAGGGAAAGATGCCGTTGTCTGGCAGCACCGATGTAGCGTCCAGGATGCTCGATGGACCGGCGCGGCTCCCGCGACAGCTCCCCTCCGGGGAGGAGGACGTGGTGCAGCCAGCCAAGGGCGGGAGGGACCTGCTGAGGATATTCAAAGAGCTCAAGCAGTCGGTTGTGATAGACTGGGTTGACGTCAAGCCACCactggtggaggaggaaaggggggttcctggagaagaaggagaagctgCAGGAGTGGGAGCAGCAACTCACCAGCACATCACAACAG GCTGTTTAACGTTGGCATCGTCCTGTCCTCTCCACAAAGGCACAAACAGAAACACTTGTCAGGGCTCAGCAAGATATGGGTGA
- the LOC133910116 gene encoding uncharacterized protein LOC133910116 yields the protein MDGGGLGGLRWTAEEASTIGGIATVSLLHSFIPTHWLPFSIVARAQRWPLSRTLLVTAFGGVLHVVSTALLGITAVTMANTIAGEETVHKLASLLLIFLGGSYILLFALGKGGHSHAHNHPMEKMAVAGLVLVPALSPCATTLPVFLAVGNSSSMMILAIIVLLFSTITVMTSLVALSFYGASQIKFHWVERYDKILVGTVLCLVGVLTYVFHHHDGDEHSLHAHVHRKLVAP from the exons ATGGACGGCGGCGGGCTGGGCGGGCTCCGGTGGACCGCGGAGGAGGCGTCGACGATCGGGGGCATCGCGACGGTGTCGCTGCTGCACTCCTTCATCCCCACGCACTGGCTCCCCTTCTCCATCGTCGCCCGTGCGCAGCGATGGCCGCTCTCCCGCACCCTCCTCGTCA CTGCATTTGGAGGTGTTCTTCATGTTGTTTCTACGGCTCTTCTTGGGATAACTGCAGTAACTATGGCAAACACTATAGCTGGCGAAGAAACAGTGCATAAACTTGCCTCTCTGTTGCTAATTTTTCTTGGAGGAAGTTATATCCTGTTGTTTGCATTAGGAAAAGGTGGTCACAGCCATGCTCATAATCATCCAATGGAAAAGATGGCAGTTGCTGGTCTTGTACTTGTACCCGCACTATCACCCTGCGCAACAACCCTTCCAGTTTTTCTTGCAGTTGGCAACTCTTCCTCAATGATGATTCTTGCGATCATTGTACTCCTCTTCAG TACCATCACAGTGATGACATCCCTGGTGGCCCTCTCGTTCTACGGTGCTAGCCAAATCAAGTTTCACTGGGTGGAGCGCTACGACAAGATCCTCGTTGGCACGGTGTTGTGCCTTGTCGGAGTATTAACATATGTATTCCATCACCACGATGGCGATGAACACTCTCTCCATGCACATGTGCACAGGAAACTCGTGGCTCCATAG
- the LOC133910126 gene encoding calmodulin-binding protein 25-like, whose translation MANRCAVLDPTWSHLPVPAPTHTAHAAASHYYASPAWLGPAAAFENEALTSALRASMSPAHAATAAASFYSPTTPSSSTFFAYELLSDGHDAPAPAAQSLAGPKGGRVSKRKPRPSRRAHTTYITADPANFRRMVQEITGFPVPGTSSGVQAAAASEHASDAPSWPPAPACVLPTLDTSAFLLDPAMTVPAPEGKSSGGGGASAVAAALGADEQCSVLQELEAMACAPAFMPDFPTLESWGII comes from the coding sequence ATGGCGAACCGCTGCGCGGTCCTCGACCCCACCTGGTCCCACCTCCCCGTGCCCGCGCCAACCCACACAGCTCACGCCGCCGCCAGCCACTACTACGCTTCTCCCGCCTGGCtcggcccggccgccgccttTGAGAACGAGGCGCTCACCTCCGCGCTCCGCGCCTCCATGTCGCCCGCCCACGCCGCCacagccgccgcctccttctACTCTCCAACGACCccgtcctcctccaccttcttcGCCTATGAACTCCTCTCTGATGGCCAcgacgcgccggcgccggcggcccaGTCCCTGGCGGGACCCAAAGGGGGTCGCGTCAGCAAGcgcaagccgcgtccttcccgccGCGCGCATACGACGTACATCACCGCAGACCCGGCCAACTTCCGCCGCATGGTGCAGGAGATCACCGGCTTCCCCGTCCCCGGCACCTCCTCCGGCGTCCAGGCCGCCGCTGCGTCGGAGCACGCATCCGACGCGCCCAGCTGGCCGCCAGCGCCCGCGTGCGTGCTCCCGACGCTGGACACGTCCGCGTTCCTGCTCGACCCCGCCATGACGGTGCCGGCGCCGGAGGGGAAGAGCTCGGGCGGAGGAGGCGCGTCCGCAGTAGCTGCCGCGCTGGGAGCTGATGAGCAATGCTCGGTGCTGCAGGAGCTGGAGGCGATGGCGTGTGCGCCGGCCTTCATGCCCGACTTCCCGACCTTGGAGAGCTGGGGAATCATCTGA